GAACCATCTGGTCTCTGGATTTCTGATAGGGACCAAATAAACAAGCTCCTAATAAATCATTCTTCTCAAATAGGAACTTCTCAAGGTAATGATTCGAATTTTGATCCATCTGATCTAATAAAACCTTGTATTTCGGAGGAGGAAAATCAAAACCTTCTTAGTGTCACCTTATCCAATATGAATCAATGGGGAGCACCGCCCAGATGGTTTCCAACCAGGATTTCTAAAAGCCCATTGGGAAACTATTGGTCCGGATATTACTCTAGAAATTCAAACCTTCTTTGAATCAGGCGTCCTCAACAAAGATTTGAACTATTCAGTCATCACCCTGATTGCAAACACCTCCCCCCATACCCCGAGTAATTTTAGACCCACAAGCTTAAGCAATTCCATTTATAAAATCATTTCCAAAATCCTAGCAAACATGCTAAAGCCCATGCTCAATAAACTAATCTCTCCAAATCAGTCTGCATTTCTATCAGGGAAACAAATAACTGATAATATAATCATAGCCCATGAACTCATTCACTCGATGAAAAcctcgaaaaagaaaaaaaaggcttTTTAGCCTTAAAGTTAGATCTTTCAAAAGTTTTTGATCGAGTAGAGTGGCATTTCATCCAAAATGCCCTAGCCGCCTTTGGTTTTGAGGAAAAAATGGATAAAGCTCATCATGCAATGTATATCAACAACTTCCTTTTCGATTCTTCTTAATGGGATTCTAGGACCAAAATTCTCTACTTCCAGAGGCCTCAGAAAAGGCGACCCTCTTTCACCATATCTCTTTATAATTTGCATGGAAATCCTTTATAAACTCCTAAAAAAAGCGGTGGAAGAGAAAAAATTACCTGGCTTGCAAATCAACAAAAACACAccaaatatttcccatctattctttgcagatgactgcttcTTATTCACCAAAGCAGACTTAGGAGAAGCTAAAAATCTGTTAGACATTCTATCCTCTTTTGGAAAGATTACTGGCCAAATGCTCAATCTCCAAAAATCAAGTGTGTACTTCAGCCCCCGCCTACACCCCAAACATGGGAAAATCATTGCTAAAATCCTAAAGGTCCCGCTGAtgacaaaaaaaagataaatatttaGGTACTACACTATTCTTAGATATAAATAGAAAAGCTATTTTTCAACCCTTGCTCCAAATTTTTTATTCCATTTTATAAGGTGGAAATCTAAGCTCTTATCCCAGGCGGGTAGGACGGTGTTGATAAAATCCATTCTTCAAGCCTATCCTACTTATCAAATGCAGGCCCTGGCCCTCCCAAAAGCCACTCTAGATCATATAGACCGTATTCATAGAAACTTCTGGTGGAAAAAGGAAGGCGAAAGAAGACAGGGAGGCTTTACCAATGCTTGGAAAGGTTTCTGCAAACGAATCTCGAAAGGTGGATTGGGAATTAAAAATCCGCACCATTTTAACTTAGCTCTTCTAACCAAGCTAGCTAATAGACTCATCACGGATAAGGATCAGCTATGTGTGAAATCACTAAAAGCCAAATATTTCCCAAATTCCTACCCACTGGAGAGCTCTAGGACCTCTAAGCTATCTTGGATTTGGACTAGTATTAAACGAGGATTAGATCTTATCAGAGGTAACTTCGTCTGGCAAATCAACAATGTGGCTTCCCGAAAATATGTGAGGACCACTGGATACCCAATGAAGATAACCTCCAAATTCTCCCTAATATCCAAGAACCATCCCCAGTGATGGTTCAAGAGCTCATAACCGAAGAAAATCAATGGGATCAAGAAAAACTAACCAAAATCTTTAATCCAGAAGACAGAGAAAAAATTCAAGTTATAAATCCAAGAAGACAAGAACAAGACAAAATTAAATGGAAGCATCATCACTCAGGGAAATTTTCGGCTAAGAATATTTACAATTATCTAGTAAAACAAGATCCGGATTATGAGAGCTCCTTTGAATTTCCTTGGTACAGAATCTGGAAACTACAGGTTCTACCAAGAATAAgactttttatttggaaattAACTCAAAAGGCTTTAACCACATATTCGAGACTTGGGGCCCATAAACCAAATATCGATCCCAACTGTCAGATGTGTAATGCGCAAGTTCAAGAAATAAAACAACATCTATTCCGATTTTTCCCTTTTGCGAAAGCTGTTTGGTTCGGCTTATCTTTGGATAATGACGGATGTAATATCCACCTGGGTTAAATACTGGAATTCATACCCAAATATATCCCAAATATCAGGGAAAATCTCTACGATcctttggttcatttggaaacaCAGATGTTCACTGGTCTTTGAGAAAATCACTCGGAACCCAACCAATCTAATTGACCAGATAAATGGTTTCTTGCAATCTATCCCTCAAACCTTTAAAACTACGTAGTTTCTATCGGGCCAGGAGCTACCAAGAAGTTTTTCTTGGTCTGAGCTAAATTCAGATTGGATTATTTTCATCGACACTTCATATAAGAAAGAAGACCTATCGATGGGATATGCTTTTATTCCCTATTTAGTGGATCAAGAGGAATTTATGCATATTTCTGTAGGCACAAAGTGGGTTTTTCACCATTCCATGCGGAAACAAAAGCTCTTCTCAAAGGGACGGCTTGGTTACAAGAAAACATTATGTCTAGCGTGTCCATTGCCACTGACTGCAAGGAATTAGTGGGCAATATCAACAAGGATAGCTCAGAATTCCCTTGGACGGAAACAAAAAGTATATTGAGAAATCTACCCCAAGCGAAAGTGAGCTTcataaaaagaaaatataagtCGATAACAGATCTCATGGCTAAGAAAGCAAGAACCCAGAAATTACAACATATGTCCTTAGAAGTCTAACAACTAGTGCGGAATGCTAACTCTTCATCCACTATTTTAGATAAAAATGATATTATCAACCTCTTATACTATATTTACTAGATTgttcttttcttataaaaaaagaagaaaaaaaaaacctatttttGAAATTTTGCGCCCCTAAATTTTTTGGTTACATCCATAGCAAATTTTTAAACCCCTTTCGATGATTCTTGACTCCGCCCTGCTTGTACCATTAGACACTCTCGGTTGGGTGATAGTCTCTGGGCAATCATGAACTACATGTACATCCAAAACTAGAGCAACAACATAATTAATTTTATTGCACGAGGATGGATGTCTGCATCGAATTCACTTCTCTAATAAAGGTAGTCGGAATCACATGTAATTTGTATATGGCGTAGATTGGACGAGCCAAACACTATTTATTTTTTATTGCGACACTCTGTTACCTTCGTTGACCGCACTATTCCCTCCCATTACACCGTGTTAAACGTACCCTTGGAATCACATGTAATCTAGCAATGCATTTTTTTCAAAGCCAAATCTTTCAAAATTCAGCTCAATCTTTTTGAGTTTGCAATTCATCCGTACTCTCTACTTTATAACAAATCCCATGAAAGACTTCTCTAAAATCGCAAGCAATGGGCATCAGCAATTCGTGACTGAGGGAATGGAAAAAGTTGGCAAGGAAACATAAGGTTACGTGAGCATTCATATGCACATGCTTAGGTTATTATATTTTACACGTCTTGGTAAAATAAATGGCAATTGTATAGACTGTAGTAGTGTAAGGAATCATCGAATGGGTAAAAGTGTAAAGCTTTGGGCAGAACTTTAGAGCACGTATTTTGGGATATCACAGAGTCAGATctttttaacattttttattcttttcaccTTTTTGCATTTACTAATATTAACTACTGCTTAACCCTTACATCTTTGATTAGCCAATAAACATATCCTAATGTGACCTTGACATTAGTTTAATCACTACTTTTAAACTTTTATATGCTTATCCATCTTGTTTGAtgtaggaaagaaaaaaaaaaaaaagcatccaGCCTTTTCATCAAAACTTTGTATAAATGAAATGGAACAGACGAGTAAAGTTGAGATGAAATTCCAGCGGCCAATCCAGGGCCAAAATGCAGCCTTTTGCAAGAAATACAACAAAATCCCGTACATTTTACATACTAACATAGTGGCAACTGGCAAGTATTTCTGTCCGTTACGCGGGTGACCATGGTAGTGGCGTTAGTTTATTAAATGCTAGCTCGTCGACATCGAGAAAGCAAGATACAAATTCCTATCTATTACCAAATCATTGATGATTAACTCCAAGATCATACCTTGCTCATGCGCTGTATGCTTATCTATTTCTGGTTTGCATCGCGCATTCTGGAGGTTTGTTATGGAATATGCACGGAAACAGTTTCTAAACCAACAAAACTTGAATCCGATACATTAACAACTAATAATCATCGAGCAGAAAAAATTAACAACTAATAATCTTAAATGTAGCTAACAAGTTATTGAACAGAAGACAAATTTGACGAGAAGAGATATATCGATATCATTCTGTccatgattattattattatatgacTCTGTCTGATGAAAGAAAAGCAGACTGCAAAAATCAgagaaaatgatgatgatgatggcgaagaagaagaagaaggagatgggCAGAAGCGATAGTTTACCCGAAATCTCGGAATATAGTTTCAGCTCTTctcatctttttcattttttttacctCCCTATAATAACataattattttaataaaaatattattattattattattattattattttgcaaCAGACAGATAGACAGAGAGGAGAATTCTAGAGAGAGAGAGTCTGTGTCTGTCTGTGTGCGTAAATGTGAATGTGAGAGATAGAAAGAAAAGATAGAGAAAGGGTAAAaccctttctttctttcttttctttgtagcAAGCAAGCATTACATTGGATCCAAATATCTACTCtactcttctcttctttcttattATTTACATATACAACACAGACAGAAAGACATTCACATACATACACACATACTTACACAAACACACTTCTCCTTCTTAATCTCATACTTCTTTCTGTCTCTCTATACCTCCTCATATAGATCTCTAGCAATGGGAGCTCGCTGCTCCAGATTATCAGGTTGTTGGTGGGAATCTCAATTTAAACCCACAGACCTTGAATCATCTGATCTTGGTaggtattattgtttttattctttttttttttaaggagaatctggggttgtgattgatttgggttttgtttttggttttgtgtGTAGAGAATGGAAGCAAAAGTAATCAAGAGACAATACCTGGGTTCTGTGAATATACTTTTGAACAACTTAGGGTAGCTACAAGTGGTTTCTCTGTTGATAACATTGTTTCTGAACACGGTGAGAAAGCACCTAATGTTGTTTACAAAGGGAAACTCTCTAATGATAGATTCATCGCTGTTAAGCGTTTTCATAAAGCTGCTTGGCCTGATTCTCGTCAATTCCTTGTATGGTTTTATTCTATTTTCTGTTTCTATTCattaataatttgttgtttttaatagtaattatcaTTCTCATTTAATGGATTCTTTTTCTGTGTGTGCTATAGGAAGAAGCTAAAACAGTGGGTCATCTTCGGAATGAACGATTAGCGAATCTAATCGGATGTTGTTGTGAAGGTGATGAGAGATTGTTGGTTGCTGAGTTTATGCCTAATGAAACACTTGCCAAACATCTATTCCATTGTAAGCACCCCCCACacttcatttttgtttttctaatgATTGAAGCAGTTTAGGATTTATGGAAAGTTTGGTTGAAGTATTTGGGGTTAGATTTATTGCCAGACTACTATAATTAATGAAGCAATGAGTTTACATTTATTGCCATATATATGGATGTAATTCTAATTGCATGTGGTATTTTTTCCTCATACAGGGGAGGCTCAACCCATGAAATGGGCAATGAGATTGAGAGTAGCATTGTATTTGGCTGAAGCCTTGGACTATTGCAGTGGTAAAGGGAGAGCGTTGTATCATGACTTAAATGCTTATAGAGTTCTATTTGATCAGGTAAAGTGGGTTTTCTTTTCCCCATTGTTAACATTTCCCTTTTCCTGCTGCTTTTTTGGTTGCTTAGTTTTGAAATGAGTATGTAATTGACAGGATGGTAACCCTAGGCTATCATGCTTCGGTCTCATGAAAAATAGTAGAGATGGGAAGAGTTACAGTACAAACTTGGCTTTTACCCCTCCAGAATACATGAGGACTGGTAAGTAGTTACTGTAATTTTTCTTATTAGTAGAAAGGAAATGCTTCATGATTGTTGGTTAGCTTTATTTACTGGTTGTGGTTGTGTTTTGTGTGTATTGTGAAAAGGGTCAAGGTAGTTATCGTTATGAGTACACCTTTACGAAAAGGGGCAACCTTATTCCTTGCAGACCATGTAAATTCTGCATTAAACTATTCAGAAACCATTTTCGCAGTTATTAGCCACTGACCAGCAACActtatttcttaaataaatgCCATTCTTTACAGGTTATTCTGTACCATACAGCCTAACTATATTGTTTGCTCTAACAGGAAGAGTAACCGCAGAAAGTGTAGTTTACAGCTTTGGCACCCTGTTGCTTGATCTTCTTAGTGGCAAGCATATTCCCCCGAGCCATGTGAGTTCTTATCTTTTATAATTTTAACAGGCGCTTAAATAAGTCATTTATTCAGCTGTTCTAGCCACAAGATTAGAAGCTAAAACTTGTAGGCAAAAATGTTTTCTTAGATTTTGTGTCCACTGAGCTGTTTATTGGTAACAAGGTTTGACACAACAATTGATTACGCTTCAGTTGCCCCTTTTCTTCAAAGTAGGAAATAAAACTCCACTGCAGCACAATCTACCACCGCTTTTTCCTCACTTCAGCTTCAAACTGGTCTTATACCGAAGGTCTGATAATTTAAAACTGGTTTTAGGACTTtgcatgggggggggggggggggggggggaccaTATATCTATACATGGTATCCAGTATCCTTTTAGTTCTGAACGTTTAACAAAGTGAACTAGTGACCTTTAGAGCGCTGAATGCGAACTTTTCCCTCATTGCTTATTTGTTTTGTATATCTAATTCCTAATCTGAAGCGTCTCCATTCTCTTCGTACAGGCACTTGATTTAATACGTGGCAAAAATTTCTTGATGTTGATGGATTCTTGCTTGGagggtcatttttcaaatgatgaTGGAACTGAACTTGTGCGATTAGCTTCACGTTGTTTGCAATATGAAGCTCGTGAGAGGCCAAACCCAAAATCACTGGTGACTGCACTCATTGCTCTTCAAAAAGATACAGAGGTAAGCATTCTAGTGCAAGAGATTTAAGTTTTGCGTGCAAGAAGCGCTATTGAGTATGCTTAGGAAGTTACTTTGTCCATTTTTTTACATGAAGATGATAGCTTGTCCTTTGGCCGAGAGAAAGCTGAATTTCCCCCTCAATACTACTTCTTTAGTGTTAGTTTGGTCTTTATCATATtacttttttaattctttttgttcATTCTGTTTTTTGAAGGTTCCATCATATGAGTTAATGGGTATCTCACAAGGAACTGCATCAGCAGCAGAGTCATTAACATTAACACCTTTTGGTGAAGCTTGCACTCGAATGGATCTTACTGCCATTCATGAAATACTAGAGAAGGTCGGATATAAGGATGATGAGGGAATTGCAAACGAGGTTAGGGGCTTTTCCTTTGAATATCTATTTGCTGTTGTTTTTCAACATTTTTCTATTTTGGTAGACTATACTACTTCACCGTCTCATTAAATCAGAGACAAAAAGAAATTAGATTGCTTCAGTAGCCGTTTCTCAAAATGGCACTACTATTCTTGTAGATTTTGTTTAGTGTCCTATAACCTGCTTCTGGTGCTTTTCATTCCAAATCCAAGTTTTGCATCTTATTCTGGTACTCGTGCAGCTTTCTTTCCAGATGTGGACAAACCAAATGCAGGAGACCTTGAACTCTAAGAAACATGGGGACACAGCTTTTCGAGCTAAAGAGTTCTCAACCGCAATTGAATGTTATACAGTGGTAAGTTCTTTGCCAGAAGAAATGACGAGCTTATTGTGTAGTTACA
This portion of the Papaver somniferum cultivar HN1 chromosome 11, ASM357369v1, whole genome shotgun sequence genome encodes:
- the LOC113322174 gene encoding serine/threonine-protein kinase BSK5-like; its protein translation is MGARCSRLSGCWWESQFKPTDLESSDLENGSKSNQETIPGFCEYTFEQLRVATSGFSVDNIVSEHGEKAPNVVYKGKLSNDRFIAVKRFHKAAWPDSRQFLEEAKTVGHLRNERLANLIGCCCEGDERLLVAEFMPNETLAKHLFHWEAQPMKWAMRLRVALYLAEALDYCSGKGRALYHDLNAYRVLFDQDGNPRLSCFGLMKNSRDGKSYSTNLAFTPPEYMRTGRVTAESVVYSFGTLLLDLLSGKHIPPSHALDLIRGKNFLMLMDSCLEGHFSNDDGTELVRLASRCLQYEARERPNPKSLVTALIALQKDTEVPSYELMGISQGTASAAESLTLTPFGEACTRMDLTAIHEILEKVGYKDDEGIANELSFQMWTNQMQETLNSKKHGDTAFRAKEFSTAIECYTVFIDGGTMVSPTVFARRCLSYLMNDMPQEALGDAMQAQVISPDWSTAFYLQAAALFSLGMDTDAQETLKDGTTLEAKKNSKS